One genomic region from Granulimonas faecalis encodes:
- a CDS encoding coiled-coil domain-containing protein: MSQTIREGRPDAAPRGVAPAPHTPLRGLSRRGFLRVACGLGLAALATPVTGALARPSASQSTLDALADAQAQLDAAQAELDRLGDEYEQLAAQLSETMGKIEDVNGQIADTEAEIEKKERELEEKKELLAARVNANYKAGDTNFLEVLMASSSFEELTSNIYYMNKVTQADVALIDEVTTAKRALDNTKAQLEAQKAQLEDLKTSQASDLEAMQAKQVETQNMLASLSSEVQGLMAQRDAEIMASAKAEQEERERAEAARAASASQAASASAALAGSGGSASGKGAAIVAACGRVPSPGAGYCAMWVSQVYQAAGCGYPGGNAVDQYYSFCTSSNRSAIQPGMLVAVPSHPHTAAGRIYGHVGIYVGGGMVMDNIGYIRTINLDSWISYYQSGGVTARWGFA; this comes from the coding sequence ATGTCGCAGACCATCCGAGAGGGACGCCCCGACGCCGCCCCCCGCGGGGTAGCCCCCGCCCCCCATACCCCCCTCCGCGGCCTCTCCCGCCGCGGCTTCCTCCGGGTCGCCTGCGGCCTCGGCCTCGCCGCCCTCGCGACCCCCGTCACCGGCGCCCTCGCCAGGCCGTCGGCCTCCCAGTCGACCCTCGACGCCCTCGCCGACGCCCAGGCCCAGCTCGACGCCGCCCAGGCCGAGCTCGACCGCCTCGGCGACGAGTACGAGCAGCTCGCCGCCCAGCTCTCCGAGACCATGGGCAAGATCGAGGACGTCAACGGCCAGATCGCCGACACCGAGGCGGAGATCGAGAAGAAGGAGAGGGAGCTCGAGGAGAAGAAGGAGCTCCTCGCCGCCCGCGTGAACGCCAACTACAAGGCAGGCGACACCAACTTCCTCGAGGTCCTCATGGCCTCCTCGAGCTTCGAGGAGCTCACGAGCAACATCTACTACATGAACAAGGTCACCCAGGCAGACGTCGCCCTCATCGACGAGGTGACCACGGCCAAGCGGGCCCTCGACAACACCAAGGCCCAGCTGGAGGCCCAGAAGGCCCAGCTGGAGGACCTCAAGACCTCCCAGGCCTCCGACCTCGAGGCCATGCAGGCCAAGCAGGTGGAGACACAGAACATGCTCGCGAGCCTCTCCTCCGAGGTCCAAGGGCTCATGGCCCAGCGCGACGCCGAGATCATGGCGTCGGCCAAGGCCGAGCAGGAGGAGCGCGAGCGCGCCGAGGCCGCCCGCGCAGCCTCCGCCTCCCAGGCGGCCAGCGCCTCGGCGGCCCTCGCCGGCTCGGGCGGCTCCGCCTCCGGCAAGGGCGCGGCCATCGTGGCCGCCTGCGGGCGCGTGCCCTCGCCGGGCGCCGGCTACTGCGCCATGTGGGTGAGCCAGGTCTACCAGGCGGCGGGCTGCGGCTACCCCGGTGGCAACGCCGTGGACCAGTACTACTCGTTCTGCACGAGCTCCAACCGTTCTGCCATCCAACCCGGCATGCTCGTGGCAGTGCCGTCCCACCCCCACACCGCGGCGGGCCGCATCTACGGCCACGTGGGCATCTACGTGGGAGGCGGCATGGTTATGGACAACATCGGCTACATCCGCACGATCAACCTTGACTCCTGGATCTCCTACTACCAGTCCGGCGGTGTGACCGCCCGTTGGGGCTTCGCGTAG
- a CDS encoding energy-coupling factor transporter transmembrane component T family protein, translating to MAASIGRYVPGSSPLHRADPRVKTLVVAAVMAATFLVATPAQALLALGAFLGLCATARTSPLRCLRTCLPVVAALVLVSCLNLLVTRTGPVVWSLGPLSVTEGGLDWAALYSVRLTLLVLTGSLLLSTTTPTELTGAFSSLLSPLARLGVPVGPLALVLSLALRFVPTIGDELDGVREAQEARGGDLGRGGPVRRVRALASVLVPALTGALRHAQGLSLALEARGYDPTRPRTVWRRPKVRGADVALAIACAVYLAVLLAAGRIG from the coding sequence GTGGCGGCCTCCATCGGCCGGTACGTGCCCGGCTCCTCCCCGCTCCACCGCGCCGACCCGCGCGTCAAGACCCTGGTCGTGGCCGCCGTCATGGCCGCCACGTTCCTCGTGGCCACGCCGGCCCAGGCGCTCCTCGCCCTGGGCGCGTTCCTCGGCCTGTGCGCCACGGCTCGGACGTCGCCCCTCCGGTGCCTGCGCACCTGCCTGCCCGTGGTGGCGGCGCTCGTGCTCGTCTCGTGCCTCAACCTCCTGGTGACCCGCACGGGGCCCGTGGTGTGGTCCCTGGGGCCGCTCTCCGTCACGGAGGGGGGCCTCGACTGGGCGGCCCTCTACTCGGTGCGCCTGACGCTGCTCGTGCTCACGGGCTCGCTCCTGCTCTCCACCACCACGCCCACGGAGCTCACCGGCGCTTTCTCGAGCCTGCTCTCCCCGCTGGCCCGCCTCGGCGTGCCGGTGGGGCCCCTCGCCCTCGTGCTCTCCCTGGCCCTGCGCTTCGTCCCCACCATCGGCGACGAGCTCGATGGTGTCCGCGAGGCCCAGGAGGCCCGCGGCGGCGACCTCGGACGCGGCGGCCCCGTGCGGCGCGTGCGCGCCCTCGCGAGCGTGCTCGTCCCGGCCCTCACCGGGGCGCTCCGCCACGCCCAGGGGCTCTCCCTCGCCCTGGAGGCCCGCGGCTACGACCCGACACGCCCCCGCACCGTTTGGAGGCGGCCCAAGGTCCGTGGAGCCGACGTGGCCTTGGCGATCGCCTGCGCCGTCTACCTCGCCGTACTGCTGGCGGCAGGGCGAATCGGTTAG
- a CDS encoding energy-coupling factor ABC transporter ATP-binding protein codes for MSLAARSLTYRYPDAPFPAVDGVDLEARDGRVTCLLGATGSGKSTLLRAMAGLVAPTAGEALVDGAPTWVRRGVLGRPRRRPGLPRAVGYVMQRPERQLFAATVAEDAAFGPRNLGATDAEAAEAAEAALGLLGIRHLACRSPFELSGGQQRLAAIAGVLAMDPANLVLDEPMAALDPEGRAIVRDAVAHLASRRGAVLLVTHDMDDAASLAASVAVLDRGRVALSGSPAEVFPRSGELRRLGLGLPSALEAAHLLRERRGVDVGEPLTLNALADALAGLARGPREGA; via the coding sequence ATGAGCCTCGCCGCCAGGTCCCTCACCTACCGCTACCCCGACGCCCCCTTCCCCGCCGTGGACGGCGTCGACCTCGAGGCGCGCGACGGCCGGGTGACCTGCCTGCTCGGCGCCACCGGGTCGGGCAAGTCCACCCTCCTACGCGCCATGGCCGGCCTCGTGGCCCCCACCGCGGGCGAGGCCCTCGTGGACGGTGCGCCCACGTGGGTGCGCCGCGGCGTGCTGGGGCGCCCGCGGCGCCGGCCCGGCCTCCCCCGGGCCGTGGGCTACGTCATGCAGCGCCCCGAGCGCCAGCTCTTCGCGGCCACCGTCGCCGAGGACGCGGCCTTCGGGCCCCGGAACCTCGGCGCCACCGACGCGGAGGCCGCCGAGGCCGCCGAGGCCGCCCTCGGGCTCCTCGGCATCCGCCACCTGGCCTGCCGCTCGCCCTTCGAGCTCTCCGGCGGCCAGCAGCGCCTCGCCGCCATCGCCGGCGTCCTGGCCATGGACCCGGCCAACCTCGTGCTCGACGAGCCCATGGCCGCCCTCGACCCCGAGGGGCGCGCCATCGTGCGCGACGCCGTGGCCCACCTCGCCTCGCGGCGCGGGGCCGTGCTGCTCGTGACCCACGACATGGACGACGCCGCCTCGCTGGCGGCGTCTGTGGCCGTGCTCGACCGCGGGCGCGTGGCGCTTTCCGGCTCGCCGGCGGAGGTCTTCCCCCGGTCGGGCGAGCTCCGGCGCCTGGGTCTCGGCCTCCCGAGCGCCCTGGAGGCCGCGCATCTCCTCAGGGAGCGCCGCGGCGTCGACGTGGGCGAGCCGCTCACCCTCAACGCCCTGGCGGACGCCCTCGCAGGCCTCGCCCGCGGACCGAGAGAGGGGGCGTGA
- a CDS encoding ATP-binding cassette domain-containing protein, which produces MAPATGRGPACSLRGVRFSYDGGTTWALDGVDLDVALGERLCLLGANGSGKSTLARLVAAISAPDEGTVELMGLTCFSDGRPDGASYAEARSRISMVFQNPEDQIVTTRVADDVAFGPENLGWPPARIGAAVARELDRVAMADLADADPTRLSGGQQQRVAIAGALAMEPDLLVLDEPGARLDVRGRRGVARVLDGLRGRTAVVHVTHFMEEAASADRVVVLDRGRVALEGSPDKVLEDPSLAGLSLEAPFTVRLARALAERGLDVPATLDTGRLADAVVREVGR; this is translated from the coding sequence GTGGCACCCGCCACCGGGCGCGGCCCCGCCTGCTCCCTCAGGGGCGTGCGCTTCTCCTACGACGGGGGCACCACCTGGGCCCTGGACGGCGTGGACCTCGACGTGGCCCTGGGCGAGCGCCTGTGCCTCCTGGGTGCCAACGGCTCCGGAAAATCCACCCTGGCCCGGCTCGTGGCAGCCATCAGCGCGCCCGACGAGGGCACGGTGGAGCTCATGGGCCTGACCTGCTTCTCCGACGGCCGCCCCGACGGCGCCTCCTACGCGGAGGCCCGCTCGCGCATCTCCATGGTGTTCCAGAACCCCGAGGACCAGATCGTGACCACCCGGGTGGCAGACGACGTGGCCTTCGGGCCCGAGAACCTCGGGTGGCCGCCCGCGCGCATCGGCGCCGCGGTGGCCCGGGAACTCGACCGCGTGGCCATGGCGGACCTCGCGGACGCGGACCCGACACGGCTCTCCGGCGGTCAGCAGCAGCGCGTGGCCATCGCCGGGGCCCTCGCCATGGAGCCCGACCTCCTCGTGCTCGACGAACCCGGCGCCCGCCTGGACGTGCGGGGGCGCCGGGGCGTGGCCCGGGTGCTCGACGGCCTCCGCGGCCGCACCGCCGTGGTCCACGTGACGCACTTCATGGAGGAGGCGGCCTCCGCCGACCGCGTGGTCGTGCTCGACCGCGGCCGCGTGGCCCTGGAGGGATCCCCCGACAAGGTGCTCGAGGACCCGTCCCTGGCAGGGCTCTCCCTCGAGGCCCCCTTCACGGTGCGGCTCGCCCGCGCCCTCGCGGAGCGCGGGCTGGACGTCCCGGCGACGCTCGACACCGGCCGGCTGGCCGACGCCGTGGTCCGGGAGGTGGGGAGATGA
- a CDS encoding ECF transporter S component — protein MPAQQNRPSSHTTSSSSGGWNSRRVAVSALFCALAIVASFIEIPLFPPAPYLKYDPSGIVGLVAGLAFGPAVGSCVAVLPWVIHLFVEPFGAVMGMACSLAAVLPASLVYRRRHTRAGAAAGLALGSVVAIVVAVAGNIVITPLYSGVPVDAVVALIVPVLLPFNLIKVVLNDVVCWLAYKPVSDMVGR, from the coding sequence ATGCCTGCGCAGCAGAACCGTCCCTCCTCCCATACCACGTCCTCGTCCTCCGGCGGCTGGAACAGCCGGCGGGTGGCCGTCTCGGCGCTGTTCTGCGCCCTGGCCATCGTGGCGAGCTTCATCGAGATCCCCCTGTTCCCGCCGGCGCCCTACCTCAAGTACGACCCCTCCGGCATCGTGGGCCTCGTGGCGGGCCTGGCCTTCGGGCCGGCCGTGGGAAGCTGCGTCGCGGTGCTCCCCTGGGTGATCCACCTGTTCGTCGAGCCGTTCGGCGCCGTCATGGGCATGGCGTGCTCCCTCGCCGCCGTGCTCCCGGCGTCCCTCGTCTACCGCCGCCGCCACACCCGCGCGGGCGCCGCGGCCGGCCTCGCGCTGGGATCGGTCGTGGCCATAGTTGTGGCCGTGGCAGGCAACATCGTCATCACGCCCCTCTACAGCGGCGTGCCCGTGGACGCCGTCGTGGCGCTCATCGTGCCGGTGCTCCTGCCGTTCAACCTCATCAAGGTCGTGCTCAACGACGTCGTGTGCTGGCTGGCCTACAAGCCCGTCTCCGACATGGTGGGCCGGTAG